One stretch of Pseudobdellovibrionaceae bacterium DNA includes these proteins:
- the sufB gene encoding Fe-S cluster assembly protein SufB, with protein sequence MSSLNKKQYQHGFLTKLDMESFAKGLSEKVIHKISAKKKEPQWMLNYRLTAFAHWKTLEEPHWGSNNYEKLDYQDVIYYAEPKNIAEKKKNYEDLDPELIKTFDRLGIPLNEQKRISGVAVDAVFDSVSIATTHNEVLDKAGVIFCSISEALVKHEKLVKNYLGTVVPYTDNYFAALNAAVFTDGSFCYIPKNVKCPLDLSTYFRINMQETGQFERTLLIADEGSFVNYLEGCTAPMNDKNQLHAAVVELVALNDATIKYSTVQNWYPGDKDGRGGIYNFVTKRGQCRGKNSKISWTQVETGSAITWKYPSCILTGENSQGFFYSVALTHDHMQADTGTKMIHVGKNTKSVIISKGISSDNSINTYRGLVQILPSAEGAKNYSQCDSMLVGSNSQAHTYPTVDAKNNTAIVEHEASTSKISQDQLYYLQSRGLSVEQSISLIVNGFCKDVFKHLPLEFSEEAVSLVEMKLENSIG encoded by the coding sequence ATGTCCAGCCTTAACAAAAAACAATATCAACATGGCTTTCTTACCAAACTAGATATGGAAAGCTTTGCAAAAGGCTTGTCAGAAAAAGTAATTCATAAAATTTCTGCAAAGAAAAAAGAGCCACAATGGATGTTAAATTATCGCCTAACCGCTTTTGCTCATTGGAAGACTTTAGAAGAGCCTCATTGGGGCAGTAATAACTATGAAAAATTAGATTATCAAGATGTTATTTACTATGCTGAGCCAAAAAATATTGCAGAAAAGAAAAAAAATTACGAAGATTTAGATCCAGAACTAATTAAAACTTTTGATCGCTTGGGCATACCCCTTAATGAACAAAAGCGTATTAGTGGGGTTGCTGTGGATGCCGTGTTTGATAGTGTATCGATTGCCACCACACATAATGAAGTTTTAGATAAAGCCGGTGTAATTTTTTGTTCTATTTCCGAAGCCCTTGTTAAACACGAAAAACTAGTTAAAAACTATTTAGGCACTGTGGTTCCTTATACAGATAATTATTTTGCTGCTTTAAATGCGGCAGTTTTTACTGACGGTTCTTTTTGTTACATTCCTAAAAATGTAAAATGCCCTTTAGACCTATCCACTTATTTTAGAATTAATATGCAAGAGACAGGGCAGTTTGAAAGAACCCTGCTAATTGCCGACGAAGGTAGTTTTGTAAATTACTTAGAGGGTTGCACCGCTCCCATGAATGATAAAAACCAATTACATGCTGCTGTGGTCGAACTTGTTGCCTTAAACGATGCCACCATTAAATATTCCACCGTACAAAACTGGTACCCTGGAGATAAAGATGGCCGCGGAGGTATCTACAATTTTGTGACAAAGCGTGGTCAGTGTCGTGGTAAAAATTCAAAAATTTCTTGGACACAAGTCGAAACAGGATCGGCCATTACTTGGAAATATCCTTCTTGTATTTTAACAGGCGAAAATTCTCAAGGCTTTTTTTACTCGGTGGCCTTAACCCATGACCATATGCAGGCAGACACTGGCACAAAAATGATACATGTGGGAAAAAATACTAAAAGCGTTATTATTTCTAAAGGAATTTCTAGTGACAACTCTATTAATACTTACCGTGGCCTTGTGCAAATTTTACCCTCAGCAGAAGGAGCTAAAAACTATTCTCAGTGCGACTCCATGTTAGTAGGATCTAATAGCCAAGCTCATACCTACCCTACCGTGGATGCAAAAAATAATACTGCAATTGTTGAACACGAAGCTTCTACCTCGAAAATTAGCCAAGACCAACTTTACTACTTACAATCGCGAGGGCTTAGCGTAGAGCAAAGTATTTCCTTAATCGTAAATGGTTTTTGTAA